One Spea bombifrons isolate aSpeBom1 chromosome 1, aSpeBom1.2.pri, whole genome shotgun sequence DNA window includes the following coding sequences:
- the LOC128473626 gene encoding deoxyhypusine hydroxylase-like, translating to MAAPEDMQLVGRVLLDPTRPLPARFRALFTLRNLGGPEAVELIGQGFSDESALLKHELAYCLGQMRDRTALPVLIAVLKDRTQEPMVRHEAGEALGAIGDPEVLDLLKEYSEDPVIEVAETCQLAVRRIEWLQQNPDAPDNIPYLSVDPAPPAEESDIPALRATLLDDNCPLFERYRAMFALRNIGGKEAVLALTEGLQCGGALFRHEIGYVLGQMQHESAVSGLSAALERFDENPMVRHECAEALGSIAQEECLKALQAHVKDDEQVVRESCEVALDMYAYENSGDFQYADGLKQVQECP from the exons ATGGCGGCACCCGAAGACATGCAGCTTGTTGGTCGTGTGCTGCTGGACCCCACTCGCCCTCTTCCTGCCCGGTTTCGGGCACTTTTTACACTACGGAATCTAGGAGGACCCGAAGCAGTGGAACTGATCGGTCAAGGATTTAGTGATGAATCCGCGCTGCTGAAACACGAATTAGCCTACTGCTTGGGGCAAATGAGGGACCGGACAGCACTTCCGGTGCTTATCGCAGTGCTGAAGGACCGGACACAGGAGCCAATGGTCCGCCACGAGGCAG GAGAAGCTTTGGGTGCTATTGGAGACCCTGAGGTACTGGACCTTCTGAAGGAATATTCCGAGGATCCAGTCATAGAG GTAGCAGAGACATGCCAGCTGGCCGTACGTCGCATTGAATGGCTTCAGCAGAATCCAGATGCCCCTGATAATATCCCTTACCTGTCAGTGGACCCTGCTCCTCCTGCTGAGGAAAGCGATATCCCGGCTCTACGGGCCACCCTTCTAGATGATAACTGCCCGCTTTTTGAACGGTATCGTGCTATGTTTGCCCTTCGCAATATCGGAGGCAAGGAAGCTGTGTTGGCACTGACAGAAG GCCTACAATGTGGAGGTGCCTTATTCCGCCATGAGATTGGATATGTTCTTGGGCAAATGCAGCACGAGTCGGCTGTCTCAGGACTATCGGCTGCGTTGGAGCGATTTGATGAGAACCCTATGGTGCGGCATGAATGTGCTGAAGCTCTGGGCTCTATTGCCCAGGAGGAATGTTTAAAAGCACTGCAGGCGCATGTGAAGGATGATGAGCAAGTAGTGAGGGAGAGCTGCGAGGTTGCATTAGATATGTATGCCTATGAAAACAGTGGGGACTTTCAGTATGCAGATGGACTAAAACAAGTACAAGAGTGTCCATAA
- the LOC128490005 gene encoding uncharacterized protein LOC128490005, whose amino-acid sequence MRTAESEMSADVKSRLLLLMPLLMKRRQTADMMGDFHRREAEIRRRRRKSRFRAYQQHSQRQILMCLMLKARALRCPPPKSLTHLKHCSFLKEFGPQDWFDRFRMSKDTFVYLCDHLRGRLHRPGLAPEEKVGIALWTLASHNRCPLLHMKFGVRRKVVKKCLKEVCQAVVTVLKPLYLYPPDHGVLRDKARIFKARWGFPHCVGALGTLHIPLPPRSKMDGECSLVLHAVVDGQGVLWDACAVFPGSMNNASILENSVVWELALGGRLQAAPEDAFLDEAQNYFLLGDATYPLKDWLLTPYTQDSRQSQSQAKFNLGLERARSVAEIALLRLRSRWQYLLDPPDYVFLPTLVLACCVLHNMCETHEQRFDPRWLEGVETGDSPCTFSHFCPSTPVDTRAEWVRSAVCRYFESQDNE is encoded by the exons ATGCGTACCGCTGAATCCGAAATGTCTGCGGATGTGAAGTCTCGGCTGCTGCTTCTCATGCCGCTTCTGATGAAGAGGAGACAGACGGCAGACATGATGGGTGATTTCCACAGGAGGGAAGCAGAGATTCGGAGAAGGCGGCGAAAGAGCAGGTTCAGGGCGTACCAGCAGCACAGTCAGCGGCAGATCCTAATG tgtttaatgctgaAGGCAAGAGCCTTGAGGTGTCCGCCGCCCAAATCATTGACCCATCTGAAGCACTGCTCTTTCCTCAAGGAGTTTGGTCCACAGGACTGGTTTGATCGATTTAGGATGTCAAAGGATACATTTGTTTACTTGTGCGATCACCTGAGAGGCCGTCTCCACCGTCCAGGCCTAGCGCCTGAAGAAAAAGTAGGCATCGCCTTATGGACCTTGGCAAGCCACAACCGATGCCCCCTACTACACATGAAGTTTGGAGTTCGCCGAAAGGTTGTGAAGAAGTGTTTGAAAGAG gtaTGCCAGGCTGTGGTGACTGTTCTCAAACCTCTATACCTTTATCCCCCTGACCACGGGGTTCTTCGTGACAAAGCAAGGATTTTCAAAGCTCGCTGGGGTTTTCCTCATTGTGTAGGAGCATTGGGTACACTTCACATTCCCCTGCCTCCTCGCTCAAAGATGGATGGTGAATGTTCTTTGGTACTTCATGCAGTGGTTGATGGACAAGGCGTGTTGTGGGACGCTTGTGCCGTCTTCCCTGGAAGCATGAACAATGCTTCAATCTTGGAAAACTCTGTAGTGTGGGAACTGGCACTAGGAGGAAGGCTTCAGGCGGCACCAGAGGACGCTTTCCTTGATGAAGCTCAGAACTACTTTTTGTTAGGTGATGCTACGTACCCACTTAAGGACTGGTTGCTTACACCATACACACAGGATAGCAGACAGAGCCAGAGCCAAGCTAAGTTTAACCTTGGCCTGGAGCGGGCAAGAAGTGTGGCTGAAATTGCACTCCTTCGTCTTCGTTCTCGATGGCAGTACCTTCTGGATCCACCAGATTACGTATTCCTACCTACTTTGGTATTGGCATGTTGTGTGCTTCACAACATGTGTGAAACTCACGAGCAGAGGTTTGATCCACGATGGTTGGAGGGAGTAGAGACTGGAGATTCTCCTTGCACCTTCTCACACTTCTGCCCGTCTACGCCTGTAGATaccagggcagagtgggtgcggAGTGCAGTCTGCAGGTATTTTGAGAGTCAGGACAATGAATAG
- the FZR1 gene encoding fizzy-related protein homolog: MDQDYERRLLRQINLQNENTMPCVSEMRRTLTPSNSPMSSPSKHGDRFIPSRAGANWSINFHRINENEKSPSQNRKAKDATSDSGKDGLAYSALLKNELLGAGIEKVQDPQTEDRRLQPSTPEKKSLFTYSLSSKRSSPDDGNEVSPYSLSPVSNKSQKLLRSPRKPTRKISKIPFKVLDAPELQDDFYLNLVDWSSLNVLSVGLGTCVYLWSACTSQVTRLCDLSVEGDSVTSVGWSERGNLVAVGTHKGFVQIWDASAGKKLSTLEGHTARVGALAWNADQLSSGSRDRMILQRDIRTPPVQSERRLQGHRQEVCGLKWSTDHQLLASGGNDNKLLVWNHSSLSPVQQYTEHLAAVKAIAWSPHQHGLLASGGGTADRCIRFWNTLTGQPLQCIDTGSQVCNLAWSKHANELVSTHGYSQNQILVWKYPSLTQVAKLTGHSYRVLYLAMSPDGEAIVTGAGDETLRFWNVFSKTRSTKESVSVLNLFTRIR; the protein is encoded by the exons ATGGACCAGGATTACGAGAGACGCCTCCTGCGGCAAATCAACCTCCAGAATGAAAACACCATGCCATGC GTGTCCGAGATGAGGAGAACACTAACCCCATCAAACTCTCCAATGTCTTCCCCCAGTAAACATGGGGATAGATTTATTCCATCAAGAGCTGGAGCCAACTGGAGTATTAATTTCCATAGGATAAAT GAAAATGAAAAATCTCCTAGTCAAAACCGTAAGGCGAAAGATGCTACATCAGACAGTGGGAAAG ATGGCTTGGCATACTCTGCGCTACTTAAAAACGAACTGTTGGGGGCTGGGATTGAGAAGGTGCAGGACCCCCAGACCGAGGATCGACGCTTGCAACCTTCCACACCGGAGAAAAAGAGCCTGTTTAcg TATTCTCTAAGTTCAAAGAGATCAAGCCCTGATGATGGTAATGAGGTGTCTCCATACTCTTTGTCACCAGTGAgtaacaaaag CCAGAAGCTCTTACGATCTCCACGAAAGCCAACTCGTAAGATTTCAAAGATCCCTTTTAAAGTCTTGGATGCCCCTGAGTTGCAGGATGACTTTTACCTGAACTTGGTGGACTGGTCATCCCTCAACGTACTGAGTGTTGGCCTGGGTacctgtgtatatttatggagTGCATGCACAAGCCAG GTGACCAGACTCTGTGACCTTTCTGTGGAAGGTGATTCTGTGACCTCAGTGGGCTGGTCTGAGCGG GGAAATCTAGTGGCTGTGGGCACGCACAAAGGCTTTGTTCAGATCTGGGATGCATCCGCTGGGAAGAAGCTGTCCACGCTCGAGGGACATACTGCCCGTGTGG GGGCACTGGCATGGAATGCAGATCAGCTCTCCTCTGGGAGCCGAGATAGGATGATCTTGCAAAGAGACATTCGAACGCCACCTGTCCAATCTGAAAGGCGCTTACAAGGTCACAGGCAGGAGGTGTGTGGTCTTAAATGGTCTACAGACCACCAGCTCCTGGCATCTGGAGGCAATGATAACAAG CTTCTGGTTTGGAATCACTCTAGTCTGAGCCCTGTGCAACAGTATACAGAACATCTAGCTGCAGTGAAGGCCATTGCTTGGTCCCCTCATCAGCATGGTCTGCTTGCCTCTGGTGGGGGCACTGCCGACCGCTGCATCCGCTTCTGGAATACTCTCACTGGCCAACCCCTCCAGTGTATAGACACTGGCTCCCAGGTCTGCAACTTAGCCTGGTCCAAACATGCCAACGAGCTG GTAAGCACTCACGGTTACTCTCAGAACCAAATCCTAGTGTGGAAGTATCCATCCCTCACACAGGTGGCAAAACTGACTGGACATTCCTACAGAGTCCTTTACCTG gCCATGTCCCCCGATGGTGAAGCCATTGTTACTGGAGCTGGAGATGAAACTCTACGATTCTGGAATGTTTTTAGCAAAACTCGCTCTACGAAG gaGTCTGTCTCTGTTCTTAATCTCTTCACTCGAATCCGATAA